Genomic DNA from Haloplanus aerogenes:
GCGTCTGGGACGACGCACTGGCCGAGGCGGACGTACTCGATCCGACCACGACCGCCCGAATCATCGCCGCCGTCGCGGAACGGGAGGACCCCGACCTCGTCCTCTCGGGCGTGCAGGCGGCCGACGACGGCTTCGGCGCGACCGGCGTCGCCCTCGCCGACCTGCTGGATATGGGATGGGCCGCGGTCGTGAACGACCTCGAACTCGGTGAGGGGGAAGCCTCGGTTCGGCGCGAACTCGAAGGCGGCGTCGAGGAACTCACGACGGTCGACCTGCCCGCCGTGCTGACGATTCAGACCGGCATCAACGAGCCCCGGTACGCCAGCCTGCGCGGTATCCGGCAGGCTCAGCGCAAGGAACTCGCCGTCCACTCGCTCGCCGATCTCGACCTCGATCCGGCGGTCGTCGACGACGCCCTGACGCTCACGAGGTTGGCGAAACCCGAGACCGAATCCGACGCCACCATCTTCGAGGGTGACCCCGGCGAGACGGCCGCGGAGTTAGAGACGGTCCTGCGGGACGCGGGGGTGGGTGCCGAATGAGCGACGTCCTCGCCGTCGCGGATCACCGCCGCGGCGAACTCCGGCCGGTGTCGTACGAACTCCTCACGGCGGGTCGAGAACTGGCCGACGCGCTCGACGGCGACCTGCACGCCGCCGTCGTCGGCGGCAACGTGGATCGGTTCGCGGACAAACTCGACTGCGAGGGCGTCGACGCCATCCACACCGTCGCAGAGGGGTCGGAGTTCAACCACGACGTGACCGTCGCCGCGGTGACGGCGCTGTTCGAGGCACTCGACCCCAGCGCGGTTGTGATGCCGAACAGCGTCAACGGGCTGGACTACGCCCCCGCGGTCGCGACGCGCCTGTCCCTCCCGCTGGTCACCGACGCCGTCGCCCTCGACTACGACGACGGCCTGACCGTGACCCGGGAGATGTACGGGTCGAAGGTCGAGACGGCGGTCGCGGTGGACGAGGGGCCGGTCGCGCTGACGGTCCGCGGCGGCGAGTGGCCGGCCGCTGAGGGCGTCGGTGAGGCCGCCATCGAAGCGTTCGAGGTCGATATCGACGAGTCGTCGATCCGCTCGACCGTCCGCGGGTTCGAGGAAGTCGGGGCCGGCGACGTGGACATCAGCGAGGCGGAGTTCATCGTCTCGGTCGGCCGGGGCATCGAGGAGGAGGAGAATCTCGAACTGGTCGAGGAGTTGGCCGATGCGCTGGACGCGACGCTCGCGGCGTCGCGACCTATCGTCGACAACGGCTGGCTGCCCAAGAACCGACAGGTCGGGCAGTCGGGGAAAGTCGTCACGCCGAAAGTGTACCTCGCGCTCGGCATCTCGGGGGCGGTCCAGCACGTCGCGGGCATGAAGGGCGCGGACACGATCATCGCGGTCAACACCGATCCGGACGCGCCCATCTTCGACATCGCGGACTACGGCATCGTCGACGACCTGTTCGAGGTCGTTCCCGAACTGATCGAGCGATTCGAATCGTAGCGGTCGAACGTCATCGCACACCCGGCCGCGGAACCGGGTGTGGGGACAGTTTCACACGCTACTATAGCGTCACGTACTTGCCCCGCCCGCCCTTTGCCCCGGTCGATGGAGTATCTGGATCGCCGCGTGGGGCTGGTGAACGACCGGCTGGAGTCGATCGTCGAGGCGGTCGAACCGCCGGAACTCGCGGCGGAGATGGATCACGTCGCGCTGTCGGGGGGCAAGCGGGTCCGCCCGGCGGTGACGGTACTCACGTGTGAGGCGGTCGGCGGGGCGCCGGACGACGCCGTGGATTTCGCAGTCGGGATCGAACTCGTCCACAACGCGTCGCTGGTGATCGACGACATCATCGACCGCTCCGCGGTCCGTCGCGGCACGCCGAGCGCGTGGGCCGAATTCGGCTACGGTCCGGCGATTCTTGCCAGCGACGGCCTCCTCGGCGAGGCCTTTGCCCTCTTTTCGGAGAACGAACGCGCGATGCGCATCGTCGCGGAGGCGATGGTGGAACTCGGCGAGGGCGAGGCGACGGAACTGGTCGCCCGCCCCGAGACGGAGGCGGAGTACATGGAACTCGCGCGCCGGAAGACGGGCGTGCTCTTCCGCGCGGCGGCGGAACTCGGCGCAGTGGCCGGCGGCGCCGACGCCTTCACCGTCGAGGCGCTGGGTGACTACGCCGAACGCGTCGGCGTCGCCTTCCAGATTCGCGACGACGTGTTGGACGCCACCGCCGACGCCGCGGACCTCGGCAAGCCGACGGGACAGGACGCGGAGATGGACCGCCCCTCGCTGGTGCAGGTGACGGATCTCTCGCCGGACGAGGCCAACGCCCGGGCTCAGCGCGCGTCGGACCGCGCGCTCGCGGCGCTCTCCACGGCGGAGACGAAGGACGTGGACGCCGTCGAGTATCTGCAGGACCTCGCGGAGTTCGTCGTGGTGCGGGAACGGTAGGCGGGACGTCGCCGTCTACACCTCTGTCGGATCGGCCCCCGACGGATACCGCGACTCCGCGATGGCGAAGGTGAGCGTGCTCAACACGCCGAGCAACGTCCCGACGGTGAGCGCTACCGCGAGGTCGGTGAGGGTGAGCGTCGTCACGCCCGGCACCGGCGGGAGCAGGAAGCCCGAGACGGCGTAGAGGACGATGGCGATGGCGACGACGTAGAAGGGCGCGTTCAGGTAGCGCCACCTGAACTCGTCGGACAGACACTCGTCGGTCACCTGCCCCAGACTGCTGGTGATGCCGGCGGCGGCGAACCAGCGGATAGCGCCGTTGACGAGCGCTGCCAGCACTGTCACGGCGGAGGGGTCACCGGGAATGCCGGCGTCGACGGTCCGGAGCGTCTCCACCCCCTCCGCGCCGCCGACGATCAGCAACGCCGCGGCGACGACGTACGTGATGATGGTCACCCGGCCGGCGTAGAGCAGGTTGCGCACCCGTTCGGCGGCCTCGTCGACCGCCGATTCGAGGCCGAGTCCCCGGAACAGCGTGTAGAGACCGAGGAGTGCGGAGATGAGGCCGAGGACGGCCGCGCCCGGCACGTCGAAGAACGTGGCGATGGTGACGAAGGGGTAGATGAGCAGGAGGATACCGAGCGGAACGAGCAAGGTCCCCCGCGTTTCCGGGTCCGCGAGCACCTGCTTCATCGTGTAGTACATCGACTCCAGGTTCTGTGCCTGCCGGACGACGACCCGGCGGACGCTGTCGACGGGCATCCGTGAGCGAATCACGGGGAGGACGGACTCGTCCTGCGCGCCGTCGGTGATGACGATGGCGCGCACGGATTCGCCGGTAGAGAGACCCGCCAGCACCGTATCCACCTCGTCGCCCACCTCCCGGGTTGCCCGCACCTCGCTTCCCTGTAACCCCGTGACTGCCGCCACCTCCACTTCCTCGTCCTCGGTGCGGCGGAGGTCGTCGCAGACGTGTATCCCTTGGAACATGACGTTCACGTCGGAGTCCTCGGGGTCCGCGGTGGCGAGGGCGACGGCGGCGTCCCTCACGGCGTCGCGGCCGACGACCGGCGTGGCGATGCCGGTCTTGCGGCCGAGGTCGTCGTCCAGGTCCACACAGAGCACCAGGAGCACGTTCGGGGGTAGGCTGTCCGGCTATTTCTGCTTTCGGGCAGTCGGATCGTTGACGTGTTCCTCACGTCAGGAAAAAGATGAGGACGCTGACCGCCATCGCGCCGAGGATGATGACGGCGGCGAGCGCTCCACCCATCGAGACGACGGCGTTCGCGTGGCTGGCGAGCGTCTCCGTGCGGTCGTTGCCGAACACCGTCACCCTCGCGCGTTCGGTCGCCAGCCCCGCCGAGACGGGTTCGAGGTCGTCAGCCGCGGCGTCGACCAGTCGCTCGACCGTCGCGACGAACTCGTCGTGGTCGATGGCCGCGCCCACTTGGTTGTCCGCCTCGACGGTGTTGACGATGTGCGTGTCGGTCGTCATCACCTCGGCCACGTCGATGGGGCCACGGGCCGTCACGGCGTCGACGACTCGACCCCGTAGACCGGGCACCATGTTGTTCCCGTCGACGAGGACGTACGCCGTGTGCTGGCCGTCGACTTCGACGACAGCGACGCGGATGCCGAGCGGGCCGATGCCGTCGAGCGCGTCCCACTCGGTCCGCTCCCACGCGACGCCGAGCTGGAGCGGGCCGGTCGGCGCCTCGCGCAACCGCTGTCCCGCCCGCTTCGCGGCGGTGATCATGTCGAACGCGCGCTGGCTACCGGGCGTGACGTGACCCAGATCCTCGCCCTCCAGCCCGTTGTTGGAGTTGTGGGCGTCGACGAGGAGGACGTCGTCGAGGCCGACCGTCCGGGCTTCCGCGGCCGCCGAGAGGCCGACGCCGTACTCCACGTCGTCCGCGAAGCCGGGCGCGTAGGTGGCGACGAGGAGCGCGTCGTCACCGAACCCCTGTCCGAGCATCGACGCCTCGCCCGCCCGCGTGCGAACGCTCCGGGTCGCCTCGTCGGCGTACGTGAGTTTCGCCTGCGCGGCGTCGATGGCGTCCAGGATGGAGTCGACTTCGCGCTCGGTGACGAGGTTGAAGTCGTGGCCGGCGGTGGCGTGCGGTGGAAAGACGAGGCCGTCGGTGTGTTCCGCGACGCGGACGGGGAAGTTGCCGCCGCCGATTTCGCCCATCGGACCGGGGTGGATCATCGGCAGGACGAACCGTGCCTTCTGCGTGCCGTCGGGGCGCTGGAAGGCGAGGACCGTCACCGGGACGACGGCCTCCTCGCCCAGTTTCTCGAAGAAGTCCTCCAACTCCCGTGATCCTTCGGCGACGTGGCCGATGAACCCACGGATGAAGTCGAGGACGGAGACGCCGAGACTGCGCTGCCACGGGCGGTCGATAACGCGGATGAACGCGTAGACGGCGGCGGCGTAGACGACGCAGGTGACGGCGAGCAGTTGGAAGTGGTTGGCGTCGATGATCCAGAGTTCCGGCGGCGCTTCCGACGCCCGCGAGAGGTAGGGCATCAGGTAGGCGTCGACGAGCGGGCCGCCGAGTTCGAGGTAGCGGACGGTCCCGCTGTAGATGAAGAGGAAGATGGCCGAAACAAGGGTCTGGAGGCTGGCGGGCACCGCGGCGATGAGAAGCGAGGACTGCGACACCGCCATGACGACCAGCAGGCGGAAGGCGAAGATGGAGGCGAGCGCGATCACTAGCGCGTCGTAGACGAACGTCTGACCGAGGGGGGTGAGCAGGGCGATGATGCCCGCCCCGATGACGATGGCGACGAGGATGAGTTCACAGAGCAGCGCCAACAGCGAGGAGCGGTTGGGTGTGAGTTTCCCGCCGACGAAGTGGTCGACGCCGGTCGTTCCGACCGACGCGATGACGGTCGGCAGGCCGATGAAGAAGATACCTTGCCACGCGTCCCGCCCGAGAATGAGCAGATTACGCCACGTCGGGTCGGTGCTGCCGGAGTCGAAGGCGGCGATGCCGGCCATGGCTGCGATGGCGAGCGCGAACCCGAGGCTGGCGTACCAGCTCGGGGCGGTGAAGATGTACCGCGACAGCCCGGCCAGATCCGACTGGGTCGCCGTCATTCAATCGCTCCGACGCGTCGGGGCGTCGTAAATCCCTCCCTTCAGAGTGATCGTCGTCTCCCTCCACTGGTGGATCGCCGGACCGTCACGGCGCCCACCGGCGACGACGGACGACTGCCCCCGTCACCGACAGCAGTCGATGAAGTTCGCGAACAGTTCGTCACCCTCCGCGGTGTGGGCGACTTCGGGGTGCCACTGGACACCGTAGAGGTCGCGGTCCGTATCGCTCATCGCCTCGATGTCACACACGTCGCTCGTCGCGGTGTGGGTAAAGCCCGTGGGGAGTTCGGTCACCTCGTCGGCGTGACTCGCCCACACGCGCGTCTCGGGGGCGAGCGATCCCACGACGGGGTCGTCCTCGTCGATGATGCGCACCGTCACGTCGGCGTAGCCGCCGTAGTCGCCGGCGCTCACCGCGCCGTCGAGTTGGGTCGCCATGATCTGCATGCCGAGACAGATGCCGAGGACGGGCACGTCCATCTCCAGATACTCCGCACAGCGGCCGATCCGATCCATGTCGGGCCCCCCCGAGAGCACGAGGCCGTCCACGTCCAGTTCCTCCGGCGGCGTCGTGTTGTCGACGATGTCGGTGTCCACGCCCGCGTCCCGGAGCGCCCGGTGTTCCAAGTGCGTGAACTGCCCGTGGTTGTCGACGACGACGATCCGAGTCATTACGGCGTCGTAGTCCGGTAGCGCGTAAAAACGGATCGAATGCGAGTCAGCGGTCGTCGCGGCCGTCCCGCTCCGCCGCCGTCCGGAACCCGAACTCCGCCTGTTCCTTGCTCCGCCGCTCCTCCCGTGCCGCCAGCGCCTCCGCGTCGGGGTTCACGTCGTCGTCGATGCGCGCCCACCCCGCGTGGACCTTCGCGTGACACCAGCGACAGAGCGAGACGGTGATCTCGTGGGCGGGGTCGCCGTCGCCTCCCTCCCCACCGCAACCGTATGACAGGTGATGTTCTTCCAGCAACGGCCGCGCGTCCTCGTGAGCCATCCGGACCTCCGCCAGTCCACAGCGCCGACACTCGCGCCCGTCGGTCGTCGAGCGGTAGTGCGGGCAGTCGCACCAGTCGGCGTCGCCGGCGACGACGCAGTCGTAGCCGTCGGCGCGACGCGCGGCCGCGAATTCGGGGTCGTCGCCGGCCGACGGCCGGCTGTCGTCGGCCTCCGGCCGACTGCCCGAGGGACTGTGTCCCTCGCTGCTCGGGGGACGTCGTCCCCCGCTGTCGCCGGCTTCGCCGGCTTCCAGAGGGATCTCCGATCCCTCGCTGTCGCCGGCGCGTTCGAGCGCGAACCGACACCGACCGTCGGAGGTGAGGTGGTCACAGCGGTCGGCGTGGTCGTAGGGATCGTCCACCCCCACCGGCGTTCCCGTGGGCGTCCGCTCCATGCTGGGGCGGTCGGCTTCCACGGGCATGAATGTCCTGTCTTTACGGCTCGTACCCCGCGTACTCCATCAACTGCCCGAAGATGTCGGTGTCCATCACCGACTCGTAGACGATGGCACCGACCATCCCGCCGGGGTAGGAGTTGCCGTTCATCGCGTGGCTCACCTTGTGACAGTGCATGAGGTAGATGCCGGGGTCGGCGTCCGCCTCGAACTCAATGGTCTTGCGCTCCGCTGGCGCCAGATCGAGGATGTCCTCCTCGTACTGGGCGGCCTCGGGAATCTTCGATCCGTCCTTCTCGACCACCCGGAACCGGTGATTGTGGGTGTGGATCGGGTGGTTCATGTAGCCGTTGTTGGCGAAGTGGATGCGGACGGTATCGCCCTGCGAGACGAGCACTGGCGACCCGTCCTCGGGATGCAGGGTCCGCGGCGCCGCCCGACCGTTGATGGTGAACACGTCGGGCTGGCGGTTACGGGGGCTGTAGCTCACCGACTCGCCCGCCATCTGCCGGTTGAGCCGGGAGTCCCAGTCCTTGACGGTCATGAACAGTTCCTGATCGGCCGGCTCGTACCCCTTCGGATCGACCCGGAAGATGCCGTACATCCCCATGTCGATGTGGCGGTGGGTCTGGTAGTGACAGTGATAGAGGTGGGTGCCGGGCACGTTCGCGGGAATCTCGTAGGTGTGTTTCTCGCCGGGCATCACGGTGATGCCCGTCGTCGTCGGGACGCCGTCGTTCTCCCACGTCTTGCGGACGCCGTGGAAGTGGACGGTGTGGGGCATGTCGGCGTCGGTGTTGTCGAGGGTCACCTCGATATCCTCGCCTTCCGTCGTCCGGATGATGGGACCGGGTACGCTGGGGGCGCGGTCGTCGGCCTGCCACGCCCAGACCCGCGGCAACTCGACGGGCCCGCCCATCGAGTCGCCGGGGTGGACGGGGAGCGTCGAGGTGACTGCACGGAGCGTCACCTGGTTGCCTTGGTCGGTCACGTCGACCACCTGCGGCTTGGCCGCCTGCGGGAGCGATGCCGCCGATCCCGACTGCTGGGCCGCCGTCGCCGCCGCCGCACGCGAGGGGTCCGTGTTGGTCGGGGCGGCACAGCCCGCGAGGCCGAGCATACCCGCCGTACCGGTCGCCTTCATGAACTGCCGCCGCGAGAGATTCGTTCCGGGTGCGCCAACTTGGTTCGTCA
This window encodes:
- a CDS encoding electron transfer flavoprotein subunit alpha/FixB family protein → MSDVLAVADHRRGELRPVSYELLTAGRELADALDGDLHAAVVGGNVDRFADKLDCEGVDAIHTVAEGSEFNHDVTVAAVTALFEALDPSAVVMPNSVNGLDYAPAVATRLSLPLVTDAVALDYDDGLTVTREMYGSKVETAVAVDEGPVALTVRGGEWPAAEGVGEAAIEAFEVDIDESSIRSTVRGFEEVGAGDVDISEAEFIVSVGRGIEEEENLELVEELADALDATLAASRPIVDNGWLPKNRQVGQSGKVVTPKVYLALGISGAVQHVAGMKGADTIIAVNTDPDAPIFDIADYGIVDDLFEVVPELIERFES
- a CDS encoding electron transfer flavoprotein subunit beta/FixA family protein; this encodes MKILVTVKEVAAVADDFEIEGLEIPETYLEYDLNEWDDYAIEAAVRIAEDRDEEVEVVAVTLGPERSEETIRMALAKGVDRAVRVWDDALAEADVLDPTTTARIIAAVAEREDPDLVLSGVQAADDGFGATGVALADLLDMGWAAVVNDLELGEGEASVRRELEGGVEELTTVDLPAVLTIQTGINEPRYASLRGIRQAQRKELAVHSLADLDLDPAVVDDALTLTRLAKPETESDATIFEGDPGETAAELETVLRDAGVGAE
- a CDS encoding multicopper oxidase domain-containing protein, whose translation is MTNQVGAPGTNLSRRQFMKATGTAGMLGLAGCAAPTNTDPSRAAAATAAQQSGSAASLPQAAKPQVVDVTDQGNQVTLRAVTSTLPVHPGDSMGGPVELPRVWAWQADDRAPSVPGPIIRTTEGEDIEVTLDNTDADMPHTVHFHGVRKTWENDGVPTTTGITVMPGEKHTYEIPANVPGTHLYHCHYQTHRHIDMGMYGIFRVDPKGYEPADQELFMTVKDWDSRLNRQMAGESVSYSPRNRQPDVFTINGRAAPRTLHPEDGSPVLVSQGDTVRIHFANNGYMNHPIHTHNHRFRVVEKDGSKIPEAAQYEEDILDLAPAERKTIEFEADADPGIYLMHCHKVSHAMNGNSYPGGMVGAIVYESVMDTDIFGQLMEYAGYEP
- a CDS encoding DUF7097 family protein; this encodes MERTPTGTPVGVDDPYDHADRCDHLTSDGRCRFALERAGDSEGSEIPLEAGEAGDSGGRRPPSSEGHSPSGSRPEADDSRPSAGDDPEFAAARRADGYDCVVAGDADWCDCPHYRSTTDGRECRRCGLAEVRMAHEDARPLLEEHHLSYGCGGEGGDGDPAHEITVSLCRWCHAKVHAGWARIDDDVNPDAEALAAREERRSKEQAEFGFRTAAERDGRDDR
- a CDS encoding DUF373 family protein, translating into MLLVLCVDLDDDLGRKTGIATPVVGRDAVRDAAVALATADPEDSDVNVMFQGIHVCDDLRRTEDEEVEVAAVTGLQGSEVRATREVGDEVDTVLAGLSTGESVRAIVITDGAQDESVLPVIRSRMPVDSVRRVVVRQAQNLESMYYTMKQVLADPETRGTLLVPLGILLLIYPFVTIATFFDVPGAAVLGLISALLGLYTLFRGLGLESAVDEAAERVRNLLYAGRVTIITYVVAAALLIVGGAEGVETLRTVDAGIPGDPSAVTVLAALVNGAIRWFAAAGITSSLGQVTDECLSDEFRWRYLNAPFYVVAIAIVLYAVSGFLLPPVPGVTTLTLTDLAVALTVGTLLGVLSTLTFAIAESRYPSGADPTEV
- a CDS encoding GMP synthase subunit A, which encodes MTRIVVVDNHGQFTHLEHRALRDAGVDTDIVDNTTPPEELDVDGLVLSGGPDMDRIGRCAEYLEMDVPVLGICLGMQIMATQLDGAVSAGDYGGYADVTVRIIDEDDPVVGSLAPETRVWASHADEVTELPTGFTHTATSDVCDIEAMSDTDRDLYGVQWHPEVAHTAEGDELFANFIDCCR
- a CDS encoding polyprenyl synthetase family protein; amino-acid sequence: MEYLDRRVGLVNDRLESIVEAVEPPELAAEMDHVALSGGKRVRPAVTVLTCEAVGGAPDDAVDFAVGIELVHNASLVIDDIIDRSAVRRGTPSAWAEFGYGPAILASDGLLGEAFALFSENERAMRIVAEAMVELGEGEATELVARPETEAEYMELARRKTGVLFRAAAELGAVAGGADAFTVEALGDYAERVGVAFQIRDDVLDATADAADLGKPTGQDAEMDRPSLVQVTDLSPDEANARAQRASDRALAALSTAETKDVDAVEYLQDLAEFVVVRER
- a CDS encoding DUF2070 family protein, yielding MTATQSDLAGLSRYIFTAPSWYASLGFALAIAAMAGIAAFDSGSTDPTWRNLLILGRDAWQGIFFIGLPTVIASVGTTGVDHFVGGKLTPNRSSLLALLCELILVAIVIGAGIIALLTPLGQTFVYDALVIALASIFAFRLLVVMAVSQSSLLIAAVPASLQTLVSAIFLFIYSGTVRYLELGGPLVDAYLMPYLSRASEAPPELWIIDANHFQLLAVTCVVYAAAVYAFIRVIDRPWQRSLGVSVLDFIRGFIGHVAEGSRELEDFFEKLGEEAVVPVTVLAFQRPDGTQKARFVLPMIHPGPMGEIGGGNFPVRVAEHTDGLVFPPHATAGHDFNLVTEREVDSILDAIDAAQAKLTYADEATRSVRTRAGEASMLGQGFGDDALLVATYAPGFADDVEYGVGLSAAAEARTVGLDDVLLVDAHNSNNGLEGEDLGHVTPGSQRAFDMITAAKRAGQRLREAPTGPLQLGVAWERTEWDALDGIGPLGIRVAVVEVDGQHTAYVLVDGNNMVPGLRGRVVDAVTARGPIDVAEVMTTDTHIVNTVEADNQVGAAIDHDEFVATVERLVDAAADDLEPVSAGLATERARVTVFGNDRTETLASHANAVVSMGGALAAVIILGAMAVSVLIFFLT